From Streptomonospora salina, the proteins below share one genomic window:
- a CDS encoding LCP family protein yields the protein MGGWIAVLTTAAVIGTSLTAYAAYYDIYGNIEQQNIDTDSFGDRPNRVEGAMNIMVIGSDVRTGENADYGEAEGQRPDTLIVAHISPNNGRATLVNLPRDLIVDLPACEGQGDTAGMAAQRGMINSPLSLGGVQCQWKAVESVTGIRIDHFVSVDFTGFKGIVDSIGGVRMCIPDPIDDEDAKLHLDAGEQTLDGEESLGYMRSRYGQGDGSDVSRIKRQQEFLGAMLNQVMQGEILNRPSNITGFLSSVTETMTTDDELTLDVMSDIAIAMREVDLGNINFVTTPNGQAPENENRLALTQPQASQLFEAIAKDQSLTGDDDGGDGGGGDGDGDEEQQEQVAPGDVSVEVLNGEGTPGLAEQVGQWLTTEGFQVANTGNPVQIPAQTTIYYGSGKKAHAQALADEAVNATVVENTSLGDTVQLVLAQDWDGFTSTAGSGGGSSPGGVDGTTAEESKQQCS from the coding sequence GTGGGCGGCTGGATCGCGGTTCTGACGACCGCGGCGGTGATCGGCACCAGCCTCACCGCCTACGCCGCCTACTACGACATCTACGGCAACATCGAACAGCAGAACATCGACACCGACTCCTTCGGCGACCGGCCGAACAGGGTCGAGGGCGCGATGAACATCATGGTGATCGGCTCGGACGTCCGCACCGGTGAGAACGCGGACTACGGCGAGGCCGAGGGACAGCGCCCCGACACCCTGATCGTCGCGCACATCTCTCCCAACAACGGCCGCGCGACGCTGGTCAACCTGCCCCGCGACCTGATCGTCGACCTGCCCGCGTGCGAGGGCCAGGGCGACACCGCCGGCATGGCCGCCCAGCGCGGCATGATCAACTCGCCGCTGTCCCTCGGCGGCGTGCAGTGCCAGTGGAAGGCCGTCGAGTCCGTCACCGGCATCCGCATCGACCACTTCGTCAGCGTCGACTTCACCGGGTTCAAAGGCATCGTCGACTCCATCGGCGGCGTGCGGATGTGCATCCCCGATCCCATCGACGACGAGGACGCCAAGCTGCACCTGGACGCCGGCGAGCAGACGCTCGACGGCGAGGAGTCGCTGGGCTACATGCGCTCGCGCTACGGGCAGGGCGACGGCAGCGACGTCAGCCGCATCAAGCGCCAGCAGGAGTTCCTCGGCGCGATGCTCAACCAGGTCATGCAGGGCGAGATCCTCAACCGCCCGAGCAACATCACCGGCTTCCTCAGCTCGGTCACCGAGACCATGACCACCGACGACGAGCTGACGCTGGATGTCATGTCCGACATCGCCATCGCGATGCGCGAAGTCGACCTCGGCAACATCAACTTCGTCACCACCCCCAACGGCCAGGCTCCCGAGAACGAGAACCGCCTGGCTCTCACCCAGCCGCAGGCCTCGCAGCTGTTCGAGGCCATCGCCAAGGACCAGAGCCTCACCGGCGACGACGACGGCGGCGACGGGGGCGGCGGCGACGGCGACGGCGACGAGGAGCAGCAGGAGCAGGTCGCACCCGGCGACGTCTCCGTGGAGGTGCTCAACGGCGAGGGCACTCCGGGGCTGGCCGAGCAGGTGGGCCAGTGGCTGACCACGGAAGGCTTCCAGGTCGCCAACACCGGCAACCCGGTGCAGATCCCCGCCCAGACCACGATCTACTACGGGTCCGGCAAGAAGGCCCACGCCCAGGCCCTCGCCGACGAAGCCGTCAACGCCACCGTCGTGGAGAACACCAGCCTCGGCGACACCGTGCAGCTGGTCCTCGCCCAGGACTGGGACGGTTTCACCAGCACCGCGGGCAGCGGTGGCGGCTCCTCGCCCGGCGGCGTCGACGGAACCACAGCGGAGGAATCCAAGCAGCAGTGCAGTTAG